From the Accumulibacter sp. genome, one window contains:
- a CDS encoding N-acetylmuramoyl-L-alanine amidase, protein MSASAEKRLVARRRLIKFTGASLLLSVSPLGQAAAGRAVGIVAVRVWPAADYTRVTIEHNAPLKYTHFLVKDPDRLVVDLEGVEFNGVLDGLASKVAADDPNIRLLRAGRYKPGVVRLVMELKGEANPQVFELAPVGGYGHRLVLDVYPLNPPDPLLSLIDRNEPGQAVVESRTASRPDSRSEARPEAVADSRREVRSEAAPSEQKAAAKRAGRPMVDRLVTITLDPGHGGEDPGAVGSGGSYEKNVTLAVARRLKAKIEAEPNMRAVLTRDADYFVPLQARVQKARRIQSDLFVSIHADAFVRPDANGSSVFVLSESGASSSAARYLAQKENAADLIGGVNIDVKDPVLARTLLDLSQTATINDSLKLGKAVLGEIGGINRLHKANVEQAGFAVLKAPDIPSILIETAFISNPEEEKKLNDEAYQDKMAEAILSGIRKYFAKNPPLAKSRLARLD, encoded by the coding sequence ATGTCTGCGAGCGCTGAGAAGCGGCTGGTTGCCCGCCGCCGGCTGATCAAGTTCACCGGCGCGTCACTGCTGTTGTCGGTCAGCCCGCTGGGGCAGGCCGCGGCGGGACGCGCCGTGGGAATCGTGGCAGTGCGGGTCTGGCCGGCGGCCGACTATACACGCGTGACGATCGAGCACAACGCACCACTGAAATACACCCATTTCCTGGTCAAGGACCCCGACCGTCTGGTGGTCGATCTCGAGGGAGTCGAGTTCAACGGCGTTCTCGACGGCCTCGCGAGCAAGGTCGCCGCCGATGACCCCAACATCCGCCTGCTGCGCGCCGGCCGCTACAAGCCCGGAGTCGTTCGCCTGGTGATGGAACTCAAGGGGGAGGCCAATCCACAGGTGTTCGAACTGGCACCGGTCGGTGGCTACGGCCACCGACTGGTTCTCGACGTCTATCCACTCAATCCGCCCGATCCGCTGCTCTCGCTGATCGACAGGAATGAGCCCGGGCAGGCGGTGGTCGAGAGCCGGACGGCCAGCCGGCCAGACAGCCGCAGCGAGGCGCGGCCCGAGGCCGTGGCCGACAGCCGGCGCGAGGTCCGGAGCGAAGCGGCGCCAAGCGAGCAGAAGGCTGCGGCCAAGCGCGCGGGCCGCCCAATGGTCGATCGCCTGGTCACCATCACGCTCGATCCCGGGCATGGTGGCGAAGACCCGGGCGCGGTCGGCAGCGGTGGCAGCTACGAGAAAAACGTCACGCTGGCCGTCGCCCGGCGGCTGAAGGCCAAGATCGAGGCCGAGCCGAACATGCGCGCGGTGCTCACCCGGGACGCTGACTACTTCGTGCCGCTGCAGGCGCGCGTGCAGAAGGCGCGCCGAATCCAGTCGGACCTTTTCGTCTCGATCCACGCCGATGCGTTCGTCCGGCCCGATGCCAACGGCTCGTCGGTCTTCGTCCTCTCGGAGAGCGGCGCCTCGAGTTCGGCAGCGCGTTACCTGGCTCAGAAGGAAAACGCCGCCGACCTGATCGGCGGGGTCAACATCGACGTCAAGGATCCGGTGCTGGCGCGGACGCTGCTCGATCTGTCGCAGACGGCGACGATCAACGACAGCCTGAAGCTCGGCAAGGCCGTTCTCGGCGAAATCGGCGGCATCAACCGCCTGCACAAGGCGAATGTCGAACAGGCCGGGTTTGCCGTCCTAAAGGCACCCGATATCCCGTCGATCCTGATCGAGACGGCCTTCATCTCCAACCCGGAGGAGGAGAAGAAACTGAACGACGAAGCCTATCAGGACAAGATGGCCGAGGCGATCCTGTCCGGCATCCGCAAGTACTTTGCCAAGAACCCGCCGCTCGCCAAGTCGCGGCTCGCGCGTCTCGACTGA
- a CDS encoding M48 family metallopeptidase, which translates to MVTQIELGDIVLDVVKKDIRNIHLSVYPPTGRVRLVVPERMKLDTIRLFAISKLSWIKQQQKKLRDQERETRREFIDRESHSVWGRRMLMKLIEADEPATVQLRHSTLLVSVRPGTDEAGRKAIVANWYRQILKTEVAPLIATWGPRLKVEVRGFYVQQMKTKWGSCNPSAGTIRLNTELAKKPKECLEYVVVHEMLHLLEPTHSDRFMALLGLHYPTWRESRAKLNELPLADWPSASSTELDQQMG; encoded by the coding sequence ATGGTCACACAGATCGAGCTCGGCGACATCGTTCTCGACGTGGTCAAGAAGGACATCCGGAACATCCACCTGAGCGTCTACCCGCCGACCGGGCGCGTGCGGCTGGTCGTCCCCGAACGGATGAAGCTCGACACGATCCGGCTCTTCGCGATCTCCAAGCTCTCCTGGATCAAGCAGCAGCAGAAGAAGTTGCGCGATCAGGAACGCGAGACCCGGCGCGAATTCATCGACCGCGAGAGTCACTCCGTATGGGGCCGGCGGATGTTGATGAAGCTGATCGAGGCGGATGAGCCAGCAACGGTGCAGCTACGTCACTCCACGCTGCTGGTGAGCGTTCGCCCTGGCACCGATGAGGCGGGTAGAAAAGCGATCGTGGCGAACTGGTATCGCCAGATCCTGAAGACCGAGGTGGCACCTTTGATTGCGACCTGGGGGCCGCGCCTCAAGGTCGAGGTGAGAGGGTTCTACGTGCAGCAAATGAAGACCAAGTGGGGTAGCTGCAATCCGTCGGCTGGCACGATCCGCTTGAACACGGAACTGGCGAAGAAGCCGAAGGAATGCCTTGAGTATGTGGTCGTACACGAAATGCTTCATCTGCTTGAGCCGACCCACAGCGACCGCTTCATGGCACTGCTTGGACTGCACTACCCGACTTGGCGGGAGTCGCGGGCGAAGTTGAACGAGTTGCCGCTGGCAGATTGGCCCAGCGCTTCCTCCACCGAGCTCGACCAACAGATGGGGTAG
- the tsaE gene encoding tRNA (adenosine(37)-N6)-threonylcarbamoyltransferase complex ATPase subunit type 1 TsaE, producing MHSPDDNQSALRLHLPDAAATARVGGALAPLLEPGMVVALDGDLGAGKTTLVRALLRARGHCGPVKSPTYALVEIYVISRIYFYHFDFYRFNFPEEFLDAGLGEYFRDDAVCLVEWPQNAAGYMPAADLVLRLRFAQRAREVDIVAGSEEGRECLRALRSGWLPAAG from the coding sequence GTGCATAGCCCGGATGATAACCAGTCCGCCCTCCGCCTGCACCTGCCGGATGCCGCCGCCACCGCTCGTGTCGGCGGCGCGCTGGCGCCGCTGCTCGAGCCCGGAATGGTCGTTGCGCTCGATGGCGACCTGGGCGCCGGCAAGACCACCCTGGTGCGCGCGCTGTTGCGCGCCCGAGGCCATTGTGGTCCCGTCAAAAGCCCTACGTATGCGCTGGTTGAAATTTATGTGATTTCGAGGATATACTTCTATCACTTTGATTTCTATCGTTTCAACTTTCCGGAAGAATTTCTGGATGCTGGGCTTGGCGAGTATTTCCGTGACGATGCGGTCTGTCTGGTCGAATGGCCGCAAAATGCGGCCGGGTACATGCCTGCGGCCGACCTCGTCCTGCGCCTGCGTTTCGCGCAGCGTGCAAGGGAGGTGGACATCGTCGCCGGCAGTGAGGAGGGTCGAGAATGTCTGCGAGCGCTGAGAAGCGGCTGGTTGCCCGCCGCCGGCTGA
- a CDS encoding restriction endonuclease subunit S, which produces MVIASGLQRSEAGPVPRDWDVVALGDHVRITSGASPSLFRFETSGVPYFKVEQLNSSEKYLDAASTPYHFSKGATVSANSVVFAKRGAAIALNKVRILSEASYMDTNLMALTPTGNLNCEYLYYALAHIGLWRFADTTSVPQINNKHVKPLAFPLPGRDEQRAIAGALSDVDALLGALDRLIAKKHDLKQAAMQQLLTGQTRLPGFHGEWEIASLQQLVIRATGYWGAREPDADRPTSAEIIRAGDISPDGVLTSTASRFLSDAEFAQARCHLDDIVITTSGNGLGKVWWCDGRPNVAASNFVRVLRPVKSRALGKFLSYVLRSDKALRQLQEHTATSAYPNLRPTFFSSTWIDLPPLQEQAAIAEVLSDMDADLDLLNRRRHKTRDLKQAMMQELLTGRTRLV; this is translated from the coding sequence GTGGTGATTGCGTCTGGACTACAGAGAAGCGAGGCCGGGCCTGTGCCGCGCGATTGGGACGTGGTTGCCCTTGGCGACCACGTGCGAATCACCAGCGGAGCCAGTCCGTCACTGTTCCGCTTTGAGACGAGTGGCGTGCCGTACTTCAAGGTCGAGCAGCTGAATAGCAGCGAGAAGTACTTGGACGCCGCTTCAACGCCGTACCACTTCTCGAAAGGCGCGACAGTTTCAGCAAATAGCGTCGTCTTCGCGAAAAGAGGTGCTGCCATTGCGTTGAACAAGGTTCGCATACTGAGCGAAGCGTCGTACATGGATACGAACCTCATGGCGCTAACGCCAACCGGAAACCTCAACTGCGAGTACCTCTACTACGCACTTGCGCACATCGGGCTGTGGAGGTTCGCCGATACGACATCGGTCCCACAGATCAACAACAAGCACGTCAAGCCGCTTGCCTTCCCGCTGCCAGGGCGAGATGAGCAACGCGCCATCGCGGGAGCGTTGAGCGATGTGGATGCGCTGCTGGGCGCGCTGGACCGGCTCATCGCCAAGAAGCACGACCTCAAACAGGCCGCCATGCAGCAACTCCTCACCGGCCAAACCCGCCTACCCGGCTTCCACGGCGAGTGGGAGATCGCCAGCCTTCAACAACTCGTGATCAGGGCAACGGGGTACTGGGGCGCTCGAGAGCCTGACGCCGATCGCCCGACATCTGCAGAGATCATTCGTGCAGGCGACATCTCGCCAGACGGTGTGCTGACCTCCACTGCATCGCGCTTCTTGTCTGATGCCGAGTTCGCACAGGCGCGGTGCCACTTGGACGATATCGTCATCACAACGAGTGGCAATGGTCTGGGCAAGGTCTGGTGGTGCGATGGTCGACCGAACGTGGCTGCCTCGAACTTCGTGCGGGTGCTCCGGCCTGTCAAGTCAAGAGCCCTTGGCAAGTTCTTGTCCTACGTGCTGAGAAGCGACAAGGCCCTGCGACAGTTGCAGGAACACACCGCTACCAGCGCATATCCCAACCTTCGCCCGACCTTCTTCTCGTCGACCTGGATCGACCTTCCACCACTCCAGGAGCAAGCTGCCATTGCCGAAGTGCTGTCGGATATGGATGCGGACCTGGACTTGCTGAATCGTCGCCGCCACAAGACTCGTGACCTCAAGCAGGCCATGATGCAGGAACTGCTCACCGGCAGGACCCGGCTGGTATGA
- a CDS encoding type I restriction endonuclease subunit R, whose protein sequence is MSGIGTPERATQNRVLALFRDELGYRALGDWTDRTGNSNIEEGLLTAWLNMAGNTPDQINRALYLLRTEADNPNRSLYDNNKAVYGLLRYGVPVKIEASKATETVKLIDWAQPLANDFAIAEEVTLRGGLGGHERRPDLVLYVNGIAVGVVELKNSRTSIGNGIRQNLSNQTPEFNAWFFSTVQFVFAGNDSEGLQYGTVGTPEKYFLKWEEDEADNRRFKLDKYLLKMCAKALLVELMHDFVLFDGGVKKLPRVHQYFGIKAAQQHAYARKGGILWHTQGSGKSIVMVLLAKWILENRPHARVVIVTDRDELDKQIEGVFTEAGEPIKRTSSGQDLMNQLGQAKPRLLCSLIHKFGRKGVDDFDTFIKELASQPSPTVGEVFVFVDECHRTQSGKLHKTMKALMPGAVFIGFTGTPLLKQDAQTSREVFGDYIHTYKFSEGVEDGVVLDLVYEARDIEQSLGSQDKIDKWFEAKTRGLNAWQKAALREQWGTMQNVLSSRSRMERVVEDIVFDFGVKPRLASQRGNAILVASSIYEACKYFELFQKTAFKGKCAVVTSYNPLAKDVTLEETGANTQTDKQFLYDTYTALLKGVQAEPGKSKTETYEDNAKKLFKEQPANMKLLVVVDKLLTGFDAPSCTYLYIDKSMQDHGLFQAICRVNRLDGDDKAVGYIVDYKDLFRKLVNDEGTGALQVYTSELDRSAPGVSPDVLLHDRLTKGRERLDNALEAAALICEPVKPPKGELEHIHYFCGNVEIAADLAEHEPQRVALYTATVSLVRAYAAIADDLEAAKYSVEDIARIKKEVQRYLELREVIRKASGETIDLKAYEADMRHLIDTYIEAAEPRPISTFGDTPLLEVIVKAGIASAVDSLPGGIKANKDAVAETIANNVRSRILQEHLNNPAYYDRMSKLLEEILADLRARRLNYQAYLQRIADLVKRVLHGQAPDTPEVLRTRPWLRALYDNLLAMAAPAASGVAEPPPAAYGAGNNPALELALAIDETVRRVRPDDWRGHQAKENEIKRALLPLLRNDPQQVERIFLIIKAQREY, encoded by the coding sequence ATGAGCGGCATCGGCACCCCCGAGCGCGCCACGCAGAACCGCGTGCTCGCCCTGTTCCGCGATGAGCTCGGCTATCGCGCGCTGGGCGACTGGACCGACCGCACCGGCAACAGCAACATCGAGGAGGGCCTGCTCACCGCTTGGTTGAACATGGCCGGCAACACGCCCGACCAGATCAACCGCGCCCTCTACCTGCTGCGCACCGAGGCGGACAACCCCAACCGCAGCCTCTACGACAACAACAAGGCGGTCTACGGCCTGCTGCGCTACGGCGTGCCGGTGAAGATCGAAGCCAGCAAGGCGACCGAGACGGTCAAGCTGATCGACTGGGCGCAGCCGCTGGCCAACGACTTCGCCATCGCCGAGGAGGTGACGCTGCGCGGCGGGCTGGGCGGGCACGAGCGGCGGCCCGACCTGGTGCTGTACGTCAACGGCATCGCGGTGGGCGTGGTCGAGCTGAAGAACAGCCGCACGTCCATCGGCAACGGCATCCGGCAGAACCTGTCGAACCAGACGCCCGAGTTCAACGCCTGGTTCTTCAGCACGGTGCAGTTCGTCTTCGCGGGCAACGATTCCGAGGGGCTGCAGTACGGCACCGTCGGCACGCCGGAGAAGTACTTCCTGAAGTGGGAGGAAGACGAGGCCGACAACCGCCGCTTCAAGCTCGACAAGTACCTGCTGAAGATGTGCGCCAAGGCGCTGCTGGTCGAGCTGATGCACGACTTCGTGCTGTTCGACGGCGGCGTGAAGAAGCTGCCGCGGGTGCACCAGTACTTCGGCATCAAGGCGGCGCAGCAGCACGCATACGCCCGCAAGGGCGGTATCCTCTGGCACACGCAGGGCAGCGGCAAGAGCATCGTGATGGTGCTGCTGGCCAAGTGGATCCTGGAGAACCGGCCGCACGCCCGCGTGGTGATCGTCACCGACCGCGATGAGCTGGACAAGCAGATCGAGGGCGTGTTCACAGAGGCCGGCGAGCCCATCAAGCGCACCAGCAGCGGGCAGGACCTGATGAACCAGCTCGGCCAGGCCAAGCCGCGGCTGCTGTGCTCGCTGATCCACAAGTTCGGGCGCAAGGGAGTCGACGACTTCGACACCTTCATCAAGGAGCTGGCCTCGCAGCCCAGCCCCACCGTGGGCGAGGTGTTCGTCTTCGTCGACGAATGCCACCGCACGCAAAGCGGCAAGCTGCACAAGACGATGAAGGCGCTGATGCCCGGCGCGGTGTTCATCGGCTTCACCGGCACGCCGCTGCTGAAGCAGGACGCGCAGACCAGCCGCGAGGTCTTCGGCGACTACATCCACACCTACAAGTTCAGCGAGGGCGTGGAAGATGGCGTGGTGCTCGACCTGGTGTACGAGGCGCGCGACATCGAGCAGAGCCTGGGCTCGCAGGACAAGATCGATAAATGGTTCGAAGCGAAGACCCGCGGCCTGAACGCCTGGCAGAAGGCGGCGCTGCGCGAGCAATGGGGCACGATGCAGAACGTGCTGAGCTCGCGCTCACGCATGGAGCGCGTGGTCGAAGACATCGTGTTCGACTTCGGCGTCAAGCCACGCCTGGCCAGCCAACGGGGCAACGCGATCCTGGTGGCTTCGAGCATCTACGAGGCGTGCAAGTACTTCGAGCTGTTCCAGAAGACCGCCTTCAAGGGCAAGTGCGCGGTGGTCACCTCGTACAACCCGCTGGCCAAGGACGTGACGCTGGAGGAGACTGGTGCCAACACGCAGACCGACAAGCAGTTCCTCTACGACACCTACACCGCGCTGCTGAAGGGCGTGCAGGCCGAGCCCGGCAAGTCCAAGACCGAGACCTACGAGGACAACGCCAAGAAGCTGTTCAAGGAACAGCCCGCGAACATGAAGCTGCTGGTGGTGGTGGACAAGCTGCTCACCGGCTTCGACGCGCCGAGCTGCACCTACCTCTACATCGACAAGAGCATGCAGGACCACGGCCTGTTCCAGGCCATCTGCCGCGTGAACCGGCTGGACGGTGACGACAAGGCGGTGGGTTACATCGTCGATTACAAGGACTTGTTCAGGAAGCTGGTCAATGACGAGGGAACTGGGGCACTACAGGTTTATACGTCGGAGCTGGACCGCAGTGCGCCCGGCGTCAGCCCCGACGTGCTGCTGCACGACCGGCTGACGAAGGGCCGCGAGCGGCTGGACAACGCGCTGGAAGCCGCGGCGCTGATCTGCGAACCGGTGAAGCCGCCCAAGGGCGAGCTGGAGCACATCCATTATTTCTGCGGCAACGTCGAAATCGCGGCCGACCTGGCTGAACACGAGCCGCAGCGCGTGGCGCTGTACACCGCGACGGTGTCGCTGGTGCGGGCCTACGCCGCAATCGCCGACGACCTGGAAGCAGCGAAGTACAGCGTTGAGGACATCGCCCGCATCAAGAAGGAGGTGCAGCGCTATCTGGAGCTCCGCGAGGTCATCCGGAAAGCCAGCGGCGAGACCATCGACCTCAAGGCCTATGAGGCCGACATGCGGCACCTGATCGACACCTACATCGAAGCGGCCGAGCCGCGGCCTATCTCGACGTTCGGCGACACGCCGCTATTGGAGGTGATCGTGAAGGCGGGCATCGCCAGCGCGGTGGACAGCCTGCCCGGTGGCATCAAGGCCAACAAGGACGCCGTAGCCGAGACGATCGCCAACAACGTGCGCAGCCGAATCCTGCAGGAGCATCTGAACAACCCGGCCTACTACGACCGGATGTCGAAGTTGCTGGAGGAGATCCTCGCCGACCTGCGCGCCCGGCGCCTGAACTACCAGGCGTACCTGCAGCGCATCGCCGACCTGGTCAAGCGCGTGCTGCATGGGCAGGCACCCGACACGCCCGAGGTGCTGCGAACCCGGCCGTGGCTGCGCGCGCTGTACGACAACCTGCTGGCCATGGCCGCGCCTGCTGCCAGTGGAGTTGCAGAGCCACCGCCAGCGGCTTACGGCGCCGGGAACAACCCGGCGCTGGAACTGGCACTGGCCATCGACGAAACCGTGCGACGAGTGCGGCCCGACGACTGGCGGGGACATCAGGCGAAGGAGAACGAAATCAAGCGCGCCCTGCTGCCTTTGCTGCGCAACGATCCTCAGCAGGTCGAGCGCATATTCCTGATCATCAAGGCGCAGCGGGAGTATTGA